Proteins from one Verrucomicrobiia bacterium genomic window:
- the rplP gene encoding 50S ribosomal protein L16, translating to MALLPKRVKYRKTQRGSRKGFASRNTTLSFGEFGLQALERCWMTNTQIEAARVALTRNMKRKGKLWIRLFPDKSVTSRPPETRMGKGKGSPEYWVAVVRPGNMIFELDGLTEGVARESLRLAATKLPIRTRFIARHKHS from the coding sequence ATGGCATTATTACCTAAACGAGTTAAATATCGTAAAACTCAACGCGGAAGTCGTAAGGGTTTTGCTTCGCGTAATACGACATTAAGTTTTGGCGAGTTTGGTTTGCAAGCGTTGGAACGTTGCTGGATGACTAACACTCAGATTGAAGCGGCCCGCGTGGCATTAACCCGTAACATGAAACGAAAGGGAAAGTTATGGATTCGTCTTTTTCCTGATAAATCCGTGACTTCGCGTCCGCCAGAAACCCGAATGGGTAAAGGAAAAGGATCACCAGAATATTGGGTGGCGGTGGTGCGACCCGGAAATATGATTTTTGAGTTAGACGGTTTAACGGAGGGTGTAGCTCGGGAATCGTTGCGTTTAGCAGCGACCAAATTGCCGATTCGCACCCGTTTTATTGCAAGGCATAAGCATTCATAA
- the rpmC gene encoding 50S ribosomal protein L29 encodes MKIMEARALTEQELVMKKRELRQEYFNLRLQQASGQLEKPSRLRDLRRATARLETALTEKKKGLTIKSRQPQSKDKAEGKTKKKTNTRSKA; translated from the coding sequence ATGAAAATCATGGAAGCACGCGCTTTAACTGAACAGGAATTGGTAATGAAAAAGCGTGAACTGCGTCAGGAATATTTTAATCTTCGGCTACAACAGGCTAGCGGACAACTGGAAAAACCCAGTCGTTTGCGTGATCTGCGTCGCGCCACAGCACGATTGGAGACCGCGCTGACGGAAAAGAAAAAAGGGCTTACTATTAAAAGTCGTCAACCGCAAAGCAAAGATAAGGCTGAAGGCAAAACAAAAAAGAAAACAAACACTAGGAGTAAAGCATGA
- the rpsQ gene encoding 30S ribosomal protein S17: MSSTQVTEARPQTVRKERAGVVVSNAMAKTIAVKVERRVPHPRFGKIVVVAKKFYAHDEEQKAKVGDRVLIRETRPISRTKRWELVEILTK, from the coding sequence ATGAGCTCAACACAAGTTACTGAAGCTCGTCCACAAACCGTTCGTAAAGAGCGGGCAGGTGTGGTCGTGTCCAATGCGATGGCGAAAACGATCGCCGTTAAAGTGGAACGTCGCGTGCCCCATCCTCGGTTTGGTAAGATTGTTGTCGTAGCAAAGAAATTTTATGCTCATGATGAGGAGCAAAAAGCAAAAGTTGGTGATCGTGTATTGATTCGCGAGACCCGTCCTATTAGTCGAACTAAGCGATGGGAGTTGGTTGAAATTTTAACGAAATAG
- the rplN gene encoding 50S ribosomal protein L14, which translates to MVQIRSRLDVADNTGARMATMIGVLGKKTLIAQIGDVVKVNVKKAAPDGTVKKSEVVNAVIVRTRHPIRRSDGSYLRFDSNAIVIIDKDNNPRGTRIFGPVARELREKNFMKIISLAPEVI; encoded by the coding sequence ATGGTGCAAATTCGAAGTCGATTAGATGTAGCCGATAACACGGGAGCTCGTATGGCAACCATGATTGGCGTGTTAGGCAAAAAAACATTGATCGCCCAAATTGGCGATGTGGTTAAGGTCAACGTAAAAAAAGCTGCCCCGGATGGAACGGTGAAAAAATCTGAGGTGGTCAATGCGGTGATTGTGCGAACACGACACCCCATTCGTCGTTCCGATGGGAGTTATTTGCGTTTTGATTCCAATGCGATTGTGATTATTGATAAGGACAATAATCCTCGTGGCACTCGTATTTTCGGGCCAGTGGCTCGTGAGTTGCGAGAGAAAAATTTTATGAAAATTATTTCCTTAGCGCCGGAGGTTATCTAG
- the rplX gene encoding 50S ribosomal protein L24 yields the protein MASLHVKRGDEVVVISGAERGKRGKVMGFVANKSRVLVEGVRLIKKAVRKNQSQPEGGIIEKEGSLPISNVMLASRYDSSKRRKASKK from the coding sequence ATGGCTTCGCTTCATGTAAAAAGAGGAGATGAGGTAGTGGTGATCAGTGGTGCGGAACGTGGTAAACGCGGGAAGGTAATGGGCTTTGTTGCCAATAAAAGTCGTGTGCTAGTGGAAGGGGTTCGTTTGATCAAAAAAGCGGTCCGCAAAAATCAATCACAACCGGAAGGTGGAATTATTGAAAAAGAAGGTTCGCTTCCGATTTCTAATGTGATGCTAGCATCGCGTTACGATAGTAGCAAGCGAAGGAAAGCGAGTAAGAAGTAA
- the rplE gene encoding 50S ribosomal protein L5 produces MPQLLKEYREKVAPALKEKLGVKNVHQLPRIEKVVVNCCVASAPDIKVALEEVMYEMATITGQRPIKTRAKKSISNFKLRENQEIGAKVTLRGRRMYEFLERLLRIALPTIRDFRGVSPKSFDGNGNYTLGIKEQTIFPEIELEKVKRNLGFDITIATTAKNNEEARELLALMGMPFSGRKASNN; encoded by the coding sequence ATGCCGCAACTTTTGAAAGAGTATCGAGAGAAAGTGGCCCCAGCTTTAAAAGAAAAACTGGGAGTTAAAAATGTTCATCAGTTGCCTCGAATTGAAAAAGTCGTGGTCAATTGTTGTGTCGCTTCTGCCCCTGATATTAAAGTGGCTTTAGAAGAAGTTATGTATGAAATGGCTACCATTACAGGACAACGCCCTATTAAAACGCGGGCGAAAAAAAGCATTTCCAATTTTAAGTTGCGCGAAAACCAGGAAATTGGCGCAAAAGTGACTTTGCGCGGTCGCCGGATGTATGAATTTTTGGAGCGATTATTGCGTATTGCATTGCCAACGATTCGCGACTTTCGTGGAGTTTCGCCTAAATCATTTGACGGGAACGGCAATTATACGCTAGGAATTAAAGAGCAAACTATTTTTCCTGAAATTGAGTTGGAAAAAGTAAAACGCAATCTTGGTTTTGATATCACGATTGCTACGACAGCAAAAAATAATGAGGAAGCTCGTGAGTTGTTGGCATTAATGGGAATGCCGTTCTCGGGCCGAAAAGCAAGTAATAATTAG
- a CDS encoding type Z 30S ribosomal protein S14, whose product MAKTCWIEKQKRKPKFKARAYNRCKVTGRRRAYMRRFGLSRIEFRERASRGELPGVTKASW is encoded by the coding sequence ATGGCAAAGACATGTTGGATTGAAAAGCAGAAGCGAAAGCCGAAATTTAAGGCGCGCGCTTATAATCGTTGCAAAGTGACGGGTCGCCGTCGTGCTTATATGCGTCGCTTTGGGTTAAGTCGTATTGAGTTTCGCGAACGCGCTTCTCGTGGTGAGTTGCCGGGTGTTACAAAGGCTAGTTGGTAA
- the rpsH gene encoding 30S ribosomal protein S8, protein MVTDPVADFLTQLRNAARANKSEVIAPYSNLKNDIAKIFKQEGYLQEVEVLKKGNKADLKITLKTSSRRGPITQIIRISKPGRRRYVGSQEIPKVLGGLGVAVVSTSRGIMSGHEARKQKVGGELLCYIA, encoded by the coding sequence ATGGTTACGGATCCTGTAGCAGATTTTTTAACGCAACTTCGCAATGCGGCGCGCGCAAATAAAAGTGAAGTGATTGCACCTTATTCGAATCTTAAAAATGATATTGCAAAAATTTTTAAGCAAGAAGGTTATCTTCAAGAAGTGGAAGTACTTAAAAAAGGTAATAAGGCAGATTTAAAAATCACTTTAAAAACATCATCACGTCGAGGACCGATCACGCAAATTATTCGCATTAGCAAGCCGGGTCGGCGTCGTTATGTGGGTTCGCAAGAAATTCCTAAAGTTTTAGGAGGTTTAGGTGTGGCGGTTGTTTCTACTTCGCGCGGGATTATGAGCGGTCATGAGGCCAGAAAACAAAAAGTGGGTGGCGAACTGCTTTGTTATATTGCTTAG
- the rplF gene encoding 50S ribosomal protein L6 produces the protein MSRIGKKPILIPDNVKISVSGRSVQVEGPKGKLSYTAPEAIAIRVENKTMLLDRSGDSSREKALHGLSRSLIANMVQGTRDGFTKKLEIQGVGFKASVQGDKLNLNLGFSHPIHYPIPTDIKITVTDAAGKKVNEGTFLTIEGVDKQLVGAVAADIRRYYPPEPYKGKGVRYVGEHIIRKEGKTAQSK, from the coding sequence ATGTCACGAATTGGTAAAAAACCTATTTTAATTCCGGATAATGTGAAGATTTCCGTGTCGGGACGATCAGTGCAAGTGGAAGGGCCAAAAGGCAAGTTAAGTTATACGGCTCCCGAAGCGATTGCGATTCGCGTTGAGAATAAAACGATGTTGTTAGATCGCAGTGGGGATTCTTCTCGCGAAAAGGCGTTGCATGGGCTGTCGCGCAGTTTGATTGCTAATATGGTGCAAGGCACTCGAGATGGTTTCACTAAAAAATTAGAAATTCAAGGTGTGGGTTTTAAAGCTTCGGTGCAAGGAGATAAGCTTAACCTTAATTTAGGATTCTCTCATCCGATTCATTATCCGATTCCGACAGATATTAAAATTACCGTGACGGATGCTGCTGGGAAAAAGGTAAATGAAGGAACTTTTTTAACGATTGAAGGTGTCGATAAGCAGCTTGTTGGAGCGGTGGCTGCGGATATTCGTCGCTATTATCCACCCGAGCCTTACAAAGGTAAGGGTGTGCGCTATGTCGGCGAACATATTATTCGTAAGGAAGGTAAAACGGCTCAAAGTAAATAA
- the rplR gene encoding 50S ribosomal protein L18 encodes MAKLTKTATRQRLHERLRKKVKGSVERPRLTIHFSGYHIYAQIVNDEEGRTLAAVATTEKELKSKPATRANAATAAEVGKLIAQRAKEKKIESVVFDRGGFKYHGKVKALADGAREGGLKF; translated from the coding sequence ATGGCAAAGCTCACTAAAACTGCAACTCGTCAACGGCTTCATGAGAGGCTTCGTAAAAAAGTTAAGGGCTCTGTGGAACGTCCTCGTTTGACCATTCATTTTTCTGGCTATCATATTTACGCTCAGATTGTGAATGATGAAGAAGGACGCACTTTAGCAGCGGTGGCGACTACGGAAAAAGAGTTAAAATCTAAGCCTGCAACTCGTGCCAATGCGGCGACGGCGGCAGAAGTTGGAAAATTAATTGCGCAACGTGCGAAAGAAAAAAAGATTGAGTCGGTTGTTTTTGATCGAGGCGGATTTAAATATCATGGAAAGGTGAAAGCGTTGGCCGATGGCGCGCGTGAAGGGGGCTTAAAGTTTTAA
- the rpsE gene encoding 30S ribosomal protein S5: MTAKEKDPILDSEPVSPKASLEEVLSSKEVSYRSRGGSGRSEQDSDTVEKVVFVNRCAKVVKGGRRFSFSALVVVGDRKSKVGIGFGKAKEVADAIRKGGDSARKNMVSVVLKDATISHEVLGTHGGGKVLLRPASPGTGIIAGGSVRAVVEAAGVRDVLTKSLGSKNPANVVKATLDALLQLRSAEQIHQARDRKPAAKKD, encoded by the coding sequence ATGACAGCAAAAGAAAAAGATCCTATTTTAGATTCAGAACCGGTTTCACCGAAAGCTTCTTTGGAGGAGGTTTTGAGCTCCAAAGAGGTGAGCTATCGCTCGCGAGGTGGTAGTGGTCGTAGTGAGCAAGATTCTGATACGGTTGAGAAAGTTGTTTTTGTCAATCGATGCGCCAAAGTGGTCAAAGGTGGCCGCCGTTTTAGTTTTAGTGCACTGGTTGTTGTGGGCGATCGAAAAAGCAAAGTGGGTATTGGTTTTGGAAAAGCTAAAGAGGTTGCTGATGCCATTCGTAAAGGTGGCGATTCTGCACGAAAAAATATGGTTTCTGTCGTGCTCAAGGATGCTACGATTTCTCATGAAGTTTTAGGAACGCATGGAGGGGGTAAAGTCTTATTACGACCCGCCTCTCCAGGAACGGGAATTATTGCCGGTGGCAGTGTACGCGCGGTGGTGGAAGCGGCAGGAGTGCGTGATGTGTTAACAAAATCTTTGGGATCCAAAAATCCTGCAAATGTGGTAAAAGCTACGTTGGACGCTTTATTGCAACTGCGAAGCGCGGAACAGATTCATCAAGCGCGTGATCGTAAGCCAGCGGCTAAAAAAGATTAA
- the rplO gene encoding 50S ribosomal protein L15, with the protein MRLHNLKPRPNSRHRRKRLGCGESSGHGKTSGKGHKGQKARSGGSIRLGFEGGQMPLIRRVPKRGFNHNAFKNFCAPVNVESLNAFDEGATINEKVLRDSGLVNGSWKGIKILGSGELKKKLTVEATAFSLSAKRKIEEAGGKALTASCAKQAAAN; encoded by the coding sequence ATGAGATTGCACAATTTAAAACCTCGTCCGAATTCGCGGCATCGTCGTAAACGATTGGGTTGCGGAGAAAGTTCCGGTCACGGTAAAACCAGCGGCAAAGGACATAAAGGACAAAAAGCGCGTTCAGGTGGCAGCATTCGCTTAGGGTTTGAAGGAGGTCAGATGCCTTTGATTCGTCGCGTGCCCAAACGCGGTTTTAATCATAATGCCTTTAAGAATTTTTGTGCGCCAGTAAATGTGGAGTCTTTGAACGCTTTTGATGAAGGTGCTACGATTAATGAAAAAGTTTTGCGTGATTCAGGATTGGTAAATGGAAGTTGGAAGGGGATAAAAATTCTGGGATCGGGCGAGTTAAAGAAAAAATTAACGGTAGAAGCCACGGCTTTTAGTTTGTCGGCGAAGCGCAAAATCGAAGAAGCGGGAGGCAAAGCATTAACCGCTTCCTGCGCGAAACAAGCGGCTGCTAATTAA
- the secY gene encoding preprotein translocase subunit SecY, protein MLSAFRNSLKIPELRHRILFTLALVVVVRVGAAIPCPGINVALLREYFQTIVSNQSAGTIVGLVNIFSGGALENCAIFSLGIMPYISASIMLQLLTVVMPRLGKLAREEGGRQKLNQYTRYLTLVLCLLQGYLLALGFQNPGKNPFLTGITDVIQRTGMELVPDPGWRFIFYVVLVNMTGTMILTWLGEQITDRGIGNGISLIIAVGIVARLPAALAQGWQKFIPTGASSEQLNPLLLVLLLAFMFAVIAGVVAVTEAVRKITVQYAKRMVGRKMYGGQSSYLPLKVNYSGVMPIIFAQTILMFPNFLLSFVPDPSPTFRNFIISLQQGTLHYALYGGMILFFSYFWVATQFNPIQIADDLKKHGGFIPGIRPGQPTAEFLDYTMTRLTLAGAIFLTVLAVLPQMLSRMMGIPYLTASFFGGTSLLIIVGVMLDSMRQIETFLLQRHYDGFLKKGRLKGRSAVPLASGSYAASSDAVMWLWVAIGLLVIIWFAASLV, encoded by the coding sequence ATGCTTTCCGCCTTTCGCAACAGTTTAAAAATTCCCGAATTGCGTCATCGTATTCTTTTTACTTTGGCATTGGTGGTGGTAGTGCGCGTGGGTGCGGCGATTCCTTGTCCTGGTATTAATGTCGCGTTATTACGGGAATATTTTCAGACGATTGTGAGTAATCAATCGGCTGGCACGATTGTAGGGTTGGTTAATATTTTTAGCGGAGGCGCTTTGGAAAATTGCGCTATTTTTTCTTTAGGCATTATGCCTTATATCAGTGCAAGTATTATGTTGCAATTGTTGACGGTGGTGATGCCGCGTTTGGGCAAATTAGCGCGCGAAGAGGGTGGTCGACAAAAATTGAATCAATACACGCGTTATTTGACATTGGTGCTATGTCTTCTTCAAGGTTATTTGCTTGCGTTGGGTTTTCAAAATCCAGGTAAAAATCCATTTTTGACCGGCATTACAGATGTGATTCAGAGGACGGGTATGGAATTGGTGCCAGATCCAGGTTGGAGATTTATTTTTTACGTTGTTTTAGTGAATATGACCGGTACAATGATTTTGACTTGGCTGGGAGAACAGATCACCGATCGTGGAATTGGGAATGGAATTTCCTTAATTATTGCTGTGGGAATTGTTGCGCGCTTGCCAGCTGCGTTGGCGCAAGGTTGGCAAAAATTTATTCCGACCGGTGCTAGCTCTGAGCAATTAAATCCTTTGCTGCTCGTTTTATTGTTGGCTTTTATGTTTGCGGTGATCGCAGGTGTAGTTGCGGTTACGGAAGCTGTTCGCAAAATTACGGTGCAATATGCTAAGCGTATGGTGGGTCGAAAAATGTATGGAGGACAAAGTTCTTATTTGCCTTTGAAAGTGAATTATTCCGGTGTGATGCCGATTATTTTTGCGCAGACTATTTTGATGTTTCCTAATTTTTTATTGAGTTTCGTTCCTGATCCGAGTCCAACTTTTCGTAATTTTATCATTAGCTTACAACAAGGCACGTTGCATTATGCTTTGTATGGTGGCATGATTCTTTTCTTTAGTTATTTTTGGGTGGCAACACAGTTTAATCCCATTCAAATTGCTGACGATTTGAAAAAGCACGGCGGTTTTATTCCCGGCATCAGACCTGGCCAACCGACGGCAGAATTTTTGGATTATACGATGACTCGATTAACCTTGGCGGGTGCCATTTTTTTAACTGTTTTGGCAGTTTTGCCACAAATGTTAAGTCGCATGATGGGAATTCCTTATTTGACCGCTTCATTTTTTGGTGGAACGAGTTTGTTGATTATCGTTGGGGTGATGCTCGATTCTATGCGACAAATTGAAACCTTTTTATTGCAACGTCATTACGATGGATTTCTGAAAAAAGGTCGCTTGAAGGGGCGTAGCGCTGTTCCCTTAGCCAGTGGCAGTTATGCTGCTTCTTCCGACGCTGTGATGTGGTTGTGGGTTGCCATTGGACTTTTAGTCATCATTTGGTTTGCCGCGTCTTTGGTGTAA
- the map gene encoding type I methionyl aminopeptidase codes for MSKIPIKNAREIEAMRCSGAMAREILEEMVALCVPGVTTSDLDRAVAEKIQERGAKSAFLGYRGFPGNCCISLNEEVVHGMGTQRRVQYGDLVKLDIGIIWEGWIGDTATTVVVGVVAPEVQRMVDVTEEALNLGIAQAISGNCVDDISCAIESYVTRHGYSVVREFVGHGVGKKLHEEPQVPNYRQGGPKIKLKPGMTLAIEPMVNMGKAEIVVRSDGWTAAAVDGKPSAHFEHTVLITENKPEILTCSFRTASK; via the coding sequence ATGAGTAAAATTCCTATCAAAAATGCTCGAGAAATTGAAGCCATGCGATGTAGTGGAGCGATGGCGCGTGAGATTTTAGAGGAAATGGTGGCGTTGTGTGTGCCAGGTGTTACTACGTCGGACTTGGATCGGGCAGTAGCAGAAAAAATTCAGGAGCGAGGCGCGAAAAGTGCTTTTTTAGGATATCGCGGGTTTCCCGGAAATTGTTGTATTTCTTTGAATGAAGAAGTGGTGCATGGGATGGGCACGCAGCGTCGTGTGCAATATGGTGATTTGGTAAAATTGGATATTGGGATTATTTGGGAGGGTTGGATTGGGGACACGGCCACAACGGTAGTGGTTGGGGTAGTGGCGCCGGAGGTCCAACGTATGGTAGATGTGACGGAAGAGGCTTTGAATTTAGGCATTGCTCAGGCGATTTCTGGAAATTGTGTGGATGATATTTCTTGTGCAATCGAAAGTTATGTTACGCGTCATGGTTATTCTGTAGTGCGGGAGTTTGTCGGACATGGTGTGGGAAAAAAATTGCATGAGGAACCGCAAGTGCCCAACTATCGACAAGGTGGTCCAAAGATAAAATTAAAACCGGGTATGACATTGGCTATTGAGCCGATGGTTAATATGGGCAAGGCAGAAATTGTTGTGCGTTCGGATGGCTGGACGGCAGCCGCAGTGGATGGTAAACCGTCCGCTCATTTTGAGCACACGGTTTTGATTACAGAAAACAAACCGGAGATTTTAACATGTTCTTTCCGAACAGCTTCGAAGTAG
- a CDS encoding translation initiation factor IF-1: MAVLGKQIYRVQLPNQHQLTAHVEKCWRLTVPDFKVGDRVTLKVSPFDLSQGKIVKME, from the coding sequence ATGGCGGTTTTGGGTAAGCAGATCTATCGGGTTCAATTGCCCAATCAGCATCAGCTTACTGCGCATGTGGAGAAATGTTGGCGATTGACAGTGCCTGATTTTAAGGTAGGAGATAGGGTGACTTTGAAAGTGTCGCCCTTTGATTTATCACAGGGAAAAATCGTAAAAATGGAGTAA
- the rpmJ gene encoding 50S ribosomal protein L36 yields the protein MRVRASVKRLCEHCRVIKRRGVVRVICKNPRHKQRQG from the coding sequence ATGCGTGTTAGAGCATCAGTTAAACGGTTGTGTGAACATTGTCGCGTGATTAAACGTCGAGGTGTTGTGCGTGTCATTTGTAAAAACCCTCGCCATAAACAGCGTCAAGGATAA
- the rpsM gene encoding 30S ribosomal protein S13 produces MPRILGVEIPGEKRVEASLPYLYGIGPQRTKLILEQTGIDPNIRAKDLTDQQINRILACIAENKMVIEGDLRREVQANLKRLQAINCYRGIRHRRGLPVRGQRTSTNARTRKGPRKTVGVQRNKDAKAGKV; encoded by the coding sequence ATGCCAAGAATTTTAGGAGTCGAAATTCCCGGAGAAAAACGTGTTGAGGCGTCGTTGCCTTATTTGTATGGGATTGGACCGCAACGCACGAAATTAATTTTAGAACAGACCGGGATTGATCCCAATATCCGCGCTAAAGATTTAACCGACCAACAAATCAATCGCATTTTGGCTTGTATTGCTGAAAATAAAATGGTGATTGAGGGCGATCTTCGTCGTGAGGTGCAAGCGAATTTAAAACGCTTGCAGGCGATTAATTGTTATCGCGGAATTCGTCATCGTCGCGGATTGCCCGTGCGTGGGCAACGCACGAGCACCAATGCGAGAACTCGCAAAGGCCCTCGAAAGACTGTTGGTGTGCAACGCAACAAAGATGCAAAAGCAGGAAAAGTGTAG